A window from Leptospira wolffii serovar Khorat str. Khorat-H2 encodes these proteins:
- a CDS encoding M20 metallopeptidase family protein has product MKTVSPQRTEELVRYRRFIHKHPELKYEEVGTAEYVSRHLTSLGYEFQGGIAKTGIACLIDSGKPGKTLLVRADMDALPILEENTTDYISVHSGVMHACGHDAHTSVLMGLASELKEDIASIIPKGRVLLVFQPAEEGGQGADKMIEEGILEKYDVSAALGLHVWNHIPVGKIGVVDGPMMAAADEFQITVQGVSGHGAMPQHTVDPILVGSHIVTALQSIVSRNTDPLDSCVVTVGAFHAGHAFNVISETAELKGTIRTFTKEMFDKAPELFRRVVENTASAFGAKAVIQYERTNAPTINHPGMADLVRRASETILGPGSVTEEHAKTMGGEDFSAFLMRVPGCYFFIGSMNEEKGFVNPHHSSKFDLDEASLPIGLAVMKEAIRSYLAEN; this is encoded by the coding sequence ATGAAAACAGTATCCCCTCAAAGAACCGAAGAATTAGTACGCTACCGCAGATTCATTCATAAACATCCGGAACTGAAATACGAGGAAGTCGGTACTGCGGAATATGTAAGCCGACATCTCACTTCTCTCGGATACGAATTCCAGGGAGGAATCGCAAAAACCGGAATCGCTTGCCTGATCGATTCCGGAAAACCGGGAAAGACCCTACTCGTCCGAGCCGATATGGACGCTCTTCCCATCCTGGAAGAAAACACTACCGATTATATTTCCGTTCATTCCGGAGTCATGCACGCTTGCGGACACGACGCGCATACCTCGGTACTTATGGGCCTTGCCTCCGAATTGAAGGAGGATATCGCTTCCATTATCCCCAAAGGAAGAGTGTTGTTGGTATTCCAACCGGCGGAAGAAGGAGGACAAGGCGCAGACAAAATGATAGAGGAAGGAATATTAGAGAAATACGATGTATCCGCGGCGCTCGGACTCCATGTCTGGAATCATATTCCCGTCGGAAAAATCGGAGTGGTGGACGGTCCCATGATGGCAGCAGCGGACGAATTCCAAATCACCGTCCAGGGTGTGAGCGGTCACGGCGCTATGCCCCAGCACACTGTGGATCCCATCCTAGTCGGCTCTCATATCGTCACGGCCTTGCAAAGTATCGTCTCCAGAAATACGGATCCTTTGGATTCCTGCGTGGTTACCGTAGGAGCCTTCCATGCAGGGCATGCGTTTAACGTGATTTCCGAGACGGCGGAACTAAAAGGTACGATCCGAACTTTCACCAAGGAAATGTTCGATAAGGCCCCGGAACTTTTCCGCAGAGTAGTGGAAAATACTGCGAGCGCTTTCGGAGCCAAAGCTGTGATTCAATATGAAAGAACGAACGCTCCGACCATCAATCATCCTGGCATGGCCGATTTAGTTCGCAGAGCCTCGGAAACGATACTCGGTCCGGGATCCGTGACGGAAGAACATGCAAAGACCATGGGAGGAGAGGATTTCTCCGCCTTCCTTATGAGAGTGCCGGGTTGTTACTTTTTTATAGGCTCCATGAACGAGGAAAAAGGATTCGTGAATCCTCACCACAGTTCCAAGTTCGATTTGGACGAGGCCTCCCTTCCCATCGGCCTCGCGGTAATGAAAGAGGCGATCCGTTCCTACCTGGCGGAGAACTAA
- a CDS encoding aldo/keto reductase, with protein MKMRRLGADGPTVSELALGCMGMSDFYGSKETRDRGEAIATIHAALDSGINLLNTGDFYGIGHNELLISEALKTRKDKPLISVKFGALRTPQGGFIGYDARPASVKNFAAYSLTRLGADVIDIYQPSRVDPSVPIEETVGAIKELIQEGKVRYLGMSEASPENLRRAHKVHPVTALEIEYSLATRVLERELLQTCRELGIGIVAYGVVGRGLLTGKIESMLGTSDFRSNSPRFQGKNLEANLQRVSVLEELAKKKGCTTAQLAIAWVLHQGQDIVPLIGSTRRASLAENLEAQSVRLSPEELKILNESFPEGAFHGDRYPAHGMQLVVK; from the coding sequence ATGAAAATGAGAAGATTAGGAGCCGATGGGCCCACAGTTTCCGAGCTCGCATTGGGTTGTATGGGAATGTCCGATTTCTACGGATCCAAGGAGACCCGAGATAGAGGGGAGGCGATTGCGACCATCCATGCCGCCTTGGACTCAGGCATCAATTTACTGAATACGGGAGATTTTTACGGGATAGGTCATAACGAACTTCTGATTTCCGAAGCCTTGAAGACTCGGAAAGACAAGCCTTTGATCAGCGTGAAATTCGGAGCCCTTAGGACTCCCCAGGGCGGATTTATCGGATACGACGCGAGGCCCGCTTCTGTGAAGAATTTCGCCGCCTATTCTCTTACTAGACTTGGAGCGGATGTGATCGATATATACCAACCTTCTCGCGTGGATCCGTCCGTCCCTATAGAAGAGACGGTCGGCGCCATCAAGGAGCTGATCCAGGAAGGGAAAGTGAGATATTTAGGAATGTCGGAAGCTTCTCCTGAAAATCTAAGACGCGCTCATAAGGTGCATCCGGTTACCGCTTTGGAAATCGAATATTCTTTGGCAACTAGAGTCTTGGAAAGAGAGCTCTTGCAGACCTGTAGGGAATTGGGGATAGGAATCGTTGCCTATGGAGTAGTAGGGAGAGGACTTCTGACCGGAAAGATAGAGAGTATGCTTGGTACTTCCGATTTTAGATCCAATTCTCCCAGGTTCCAAGGAAAAAACCTTGAAGCGAATCTGCAGCGTGTGAGTGTGCTGGAAGAGCTTGCTAAGAAGAAGGGCTGCACTACCGCGCAACTCGCCATAGCTTGGGTTCTGCATCAAGGACAAGATATCGTTCCTCTGATCGGTTCCACAAGAAGGGCTAGTCTGGCGGAAAATTTGGAAGCGCAGTCCGTTCGACTGAGTCCGGAAGAATTAAAAATCTTGAATGAATCCTTCCCCGAAGGAGCCTTTCATGGTGATAGATATCCGGCTCATGGGATGCAGCTCGTAGTAAAATGA
- a CDS encoding TetR/AcrR family transcriptional regulator gives MPKTGLTPKELQQKALDAAEEEIRKNGVERLKLTDVARELNLSHAALYKHFSDKEALLDSVSSRWLDRIDTALENVTSLEGSPEARLTEWFLTLHRLKREKILADPKIYSAFNMSAEKTRPFVQKHIRTMYSQLQRMVEEGIRSGTFFCNTPEEGARILFEGTAAFHHPRLVFENIQEEREGFLLSLIRNLLSGLKAK, from the coding sequence ATGCCTAAGACCGGTCTAACACCGAAAGAATTACAGCAAAAAGCGCTCGATGCCGCCGAAGAAGAAATTCGTAAAAACGGGGTCGAGCGTCTGAAACTTACCGACGTGGCCAGAGAATTAAATCTAAGCCATGCGGCTCTTTACAAACATTTTTCCGATAAGGAAGCTCTTCTGGATTCCGTATCTAGTCGTTGGCTGGATCGTATCGATACCGCTTTGGAGAATGTGACTTCTCTAGAAGGATCTCCCGAAGCTCGTCTTACTGAATGGTTTTTGACACTCCATAGATTGAAGAGGGAAAAGATTCTCGCGGATCCTAAGATTTATTCCGCATTCAATATGTCCGCGGAAAAGACGAGACCTTTCGTGCAGAAGCATATCCGTACCATGTATTCCCAATTACAAAGGATGGTGGAGGAGGGGATCCGGTCCGGAACATTTTTCTGCAATACTCCCGAAGAAGGAGCGAGGATCTTATTCGAAGGAACCGCGGCGTTCCATCACCCTCGCTTGGTATTCGAAAATATCCAGGAAGAGAGAGAAGGGTTTCTTCTCTCCTTGATTCGTAACCTTCTCTCCGGCTTAAAAGCCAAATAG
- a CDS encoding PQQ-dependent sugar dehydrogenase, whose translation MNSKRKILGFATIWILSVFVLPFCKREGNSGILPILPSSVPGTTCLPGRVPPCLKLTEIVSGLNSPVFVVSPTGDIHRQFVVEQNGKIRLILDGVLQSDPFLDLGTEGSDLVYFSGERGLLGLALHPNYNANGRFWVNYSRKSDGATVVSEYARSSGNPNLANSTSVGIVFTVDQPFSNHNGGMLAFGPDGYLYIGMGDGGGSGDPNNYAQNLESALGKILRIDVDTYPSPAPGNRAVSGLENPHVWDWGFRNPWRFSFDRSTGNLYIADVGQAGYEELDIELSGQGLKNYGWRITEGNHCYNPSLGCNTTGLTLPKLEYDHSVGTCITGGYVYRGSGLPELTGRYFYADFIAGKVWSLVFSGGNVQDILEHTGEIGGSLNISSFGEDANGEIYVVDYGGKIFRIEEQ comes from the coding sequence ATGAACTCCAAGAGGAAAATTCTAGGATTCGCGACGATATGGATTCTTTCCGTCTTCGTACTTCCTTTCTGCAAGCGAGAGGGGAATTCTGGCATTCTTCCAATTCTTCCTTCCTCCGTTCCTGGGACAACCTGTCTTCCCGGCAGAGTTCCACCCTGCCTTAAACTCACGGAGATCGTTAGCGGATTAAACTCACCCGTATTCGTAGTTTCTCCCACAGGAGATATTCATAGACAATTCGTTGTGGAGCAGAATGGGAAGATCAGGTTGATCTTAGACGGCGTTCTGCAATCCGATCCTTTCTTGGACTTAGGAACGGAAGGCAGTGACCTTGTGTATTTCTCCGGAGAAAGAGGGCTTTTGGGGTTAGCGTTGCACCCGAATTATAATGCAAACGGAAGGTTTTGGGTGAATTACTCTCGCAAATCGGACGGAGCAACGGTCGTCTCTGAATACGCTCGTTCATCGGGAAATCCTAATTTAGCGAATTCTACCTCCGTTGGAATCGTATTCACCGTGGACCAACCTTTCTCTAATCATAACGGAGGCATGTTGGCTTTCGGTCCGGACGGATATTTGTATATAGGTATGGGAGACGGGGGAGGAAGCGGAGATCCGAATAATTACGCTCAGAATTTGGAGTCCGCGTTGGGTAAAATTCTTCGTATCGATGTGGATACTTATCCTAGTCCTGCGCCGGGAAATAGAGCCGTAAGCGGTTTGGAAAATCCGCATGTATGGGACTGGGGATTTCGCAATCCTTGGAGATTCAGTTTCGATAGAAGCACGGGGAATTTATACATAGCGGACGTGGGCCAGGCGGGATACGAAGAGTTGGATATAGAGCTCTCCGGACAAGGATTGAAGAATTACGGATGGAGGATCACCGAAGGCAACCATTGTTATAATCCGAGTTTAGGATGCAATACTACTGGACTCACTCTTCCCAAGTTAGAATACGATCATTCGGTGGGAACCTGTATCACCGGAGGATATGTGTATAGGGGATCCGGTCTTCCCGAATTAACGGGAAGGTATTTTTATGCGGATTTTATAGCGGGTAAGGTCTGGTCCTTAGTATTCTCCGGAGGAAACGTACAGGATATCCTGGAGCATACGGGCGAGATCGGAGGAAGTTTGAATATCTCTTCCTTCGGTGAGGATGCGAACGGGGAGATATACGTTGTGGACTACGGAGGAAAAATCTTTAGGATCGAGGAGCAATAA
- a CDS encoding aminopeptidase P N-terminal domain-containing protein, with the protein MELSIFRTRIRNVQNLLKESEVLLVFAAPQRIRNRDVEYKFRQDSDYYYLTGVEEEDGILVLRRDYSAHFALPKDKEREIWTGIRLGKSEIQNRLGLDESYDLGEWDAKIPGVLTNQFTLYHFFGKDRERDSKLLDLISNLNARLREGKFGPQRWEIPNFLHEMRMFKSPEEIQKLQESSRITALGHERLFRETRVGMFEFELESILESEYLKHGAWGGGYGHIVASGKNATILHYTSNRAKIGENEAILVDSGAEKDYYTADVTRVFPSGKKFTSEQRTIYQLVLDVQKKAIADTKAGTEFNAVHEKTVKNLTQGLLDLGLLTGSLDSVIEKGEFRKFYMHRTGHYLGMDVHDVGRYFENGKSKPMQNGLVVTVEPGLYFDPTDETIPSGFRGIGVRIEDDVLVQGDTPLVLTSMIPKEVDEIEAQRG; encoded by the coding sequence ATGGAACTAAGCATATTTCGAACCAGAATCCGTAATGTCCAAAACCTTCTCAAAGAGTCGGAAGTTCTTCTCGTTTTTGCCGCTCCGCAAAGAATCCGAAACAGGGACGTGGAGTATAAATTTCGCCAGGACTCCGATTATTATTATCTCACCGGAGTGGAAGAAGAGGACGGAATTCTTGTGCTCCGTAGGGATTACTCGGCTCATTTCGCTCTTCCTAAGGATAAAGAAAGGGAGATCTGGACGGGAATCCGTCTCGGAAAATCGGAGATCCAAAATCGGTTAGGTCTGGACGAAAGCTACGATCTGGGAGAATGGGACGCAAAGATTCCAGGGGTTCTCACGAACCAATTCACACTCTATCATTTCTTCGGAAAAGACAGGGAGAGAGATTCCAAACTGCTGGATCTGATCTCGAATCTAAACGCTAGGCTAAGAGAAGGAAAATTCGGACCACAACGTTGGGAGATTCCGAACTTTCTGCATGAGATGAGAATGTTCAAATCTCCGGAAGAGATCCAAAAATTGCAGGAGTCTTCCCGGATCACTGCATTGGGTCACGAAAGACTTTTTAGGGAAACCAGGGTGGGGATGTTCGAATTCGAGTTGGAGTCCATTCTTGAATCCGAATATTTGAAACACGGCGCTTGGGGGGGAGGCTACGGACATATAGTCGCCTCCGGAAAGAACGCGACCATTCTTCATTACACGAGTAACCGTGCCAAAATCGGAGAGAACGAAGCGATCCTGGTGGATAGCGGCGCGGAAAAGGATTATTACACGGCGGACGTTACACGCGTTTTCCCTTCCGGAAAAAAATTCACTTCTGAGCAAAGGACGATCTATCAATTGGTTCTGGATGTTCAGAAAAAGGCGATCGCCGACACCAAGGCGGGAACCGAATTCAACGCCGTACATGAGAAAACCGTAAAGAATCTCACGCAAGGACTTTTGGATCTGGGGTTATTGACCGGAAGCTTGGATTCAGTAATCGAGAAGGGAGAATTCCGCAAATTCTATATGCATCGAACCGGTCACTACCTGGGCATGGACGTTCATGATGTGGGACGATATTTCGAGAATGGAAAAAGTAAACCCATGCAAAACGGACTCGTGGTTACCGTAGAACCGGGGCTTTATTTCGATCCTACGGACGAGACGATTCCTTCCGGATTCCGTGGAATCGGGGTCCGAATCGAAGACGACGTATTGGTCCAAGGTGATACACCTTTGGTTCTCACTTCCATGATTCCTAAGGAAGTGGATGAGATCGAAGCCCAACGCGGTTGA
- a CDS encoding glycosyltransferase family 9 protein, with protein sequence MKENILLIQTAFLGDLILTTPLFREIKKKFPDSKLTVVVNKGTESVLEANPWIDEILPLDKKVIKASFFGFWNFCQELRKRKFTLCISPHFSFRSSIMAWRSGAKRRIGYKTAGFSFLLNERKPRLLRGPHEVEKLLSLIYTKEEYEKAPKRPELYWKPESVGGIRSELDRYGLQKGKYVLVSPSSVWETKRLPGDKFRKVASALAEKTGYKIVLTGGKGDIQLCEEVGAGFGINLAGKTSLPEMSYLMSGAALLVTNDSSPIHFASAFNVPTLAAFGATIPAFGYTPLAEKVFISEVSGLDCRPCGIHGGRVCPQGHFRCMLDQDTDRMVEEGIRLIKG encoded by the coding sequence ATGAAAGAGAATATTCTTCTCATACAAACCGCATTTTTAGGGGACCTCATTCTCACGACTCCTCTTTTTAGGGAAATCAAGAAGAAGTTCCCGGATTCTAAACTCACTGTGGTAGTGAATAAAGGAACCGAATCCGTTTTGGAAGCGAATCCATGGATAGACGAGATCCTTCCCTTGGACAAGAAAGTGATCAAGGCGTCCTTCTTCGGATTCTGGAACTTCTGCCAAGAATTAAGAAAACGTAAATTTACTCTCTGCATCAGTCCCCATTTTTCTTTTCGTTCCTCCATCATGGCCTGGAGAAGCGGAGCCAAAAGAAGGATCGGATACAAGACTGCAGGATTCTCCTTTCTGTTGAACGAAAGAAAACCTAGGCTTTTACGGGGCCCCCACGAGGTGGAAAAACTCCTCTCTCTTATTTACACGAAAGAAGAATACGAGAAGGCCCCCAAACGTCCGGAGTTGTATTGGAAGCCTGAGTCTGTGGGAGGAATCCGATCGGAACTGGATAGATACGGCTTGCAGAAAGGAAAATACGTCCTAGTTTCCCCATCTTCCGTTTGGGAGACCAAGAGACTGCCGGGAGATAAATTCCGAAAAGTTGCCTCCGCACTCGCGGAGAAGACCGGATACAAGATCGTTCTCACCGGAGGCAAAGGGGATATACAACTTTGCGAAGAGGTTGGAGCCGGATTCGGAATCAATTTGGCGGGCAAGACGAGTCTTCCGGAAATGAGTTACCTGATGAGCGGCGCGGCATTGCTCGTCACAAACGATTCTTCTCCTATCCATTTCGCATCGGCGTTCAATGTTCCTACGCTCGCTGCCTTCGGTGCGACGATCCCGGCATTCGGCTATACCCCACTCGCGGAGAAGGTATTTATCTCGGAAGTGTCCGGACTAGACTGTCGTCCTTGCGGAATCCACGGGGGTAGGGTTTGTCCCCAGGGGCATTTTCGTTGCATGTTGGATCAGGATACGGATCGTATGGTGGAAGAAGGAATTCGTCTAATCAAAGGGTGA
- a CDS encoding FAD-dependent thymidylate synthase, which translates to MESQKPIIELIDATREPFNLAIASARTCYSSKGILLPEDMVKTEKSLEIRDKVAKSTKKAGHLTTRQHPHFIFTLDKVSRQFVWSFLHSHPYYNSEQVSQRYVEVKKENYYVPSSLSGKQRESYLEAVEYASNAYFEFVELLHPFIQDEYFLVYKARASYPEKWQQPIKKKCLEVARYLLPLGTYTYLYHSVNGLTLHRYHRLMNSFDVPEEQRIVVEAMIEKVREADPLYVEEMDDPIPLEETAEYRFFTEFYKDGSLEYRPESAKNFVREFDEDLDNRYSRLVSYSSNGSEVLASSVRSVLGISKSSLSDEDAIRLVLDPSKNKHLTSTLNETTMSPIARSMFNVHYSFKKRISHSADSQDQRHRMVPGSRPVLMTQYTGMPDYIVPKVVLKYSQLEETYRTKMDGIFKHLNRFIEEGGSPEYASYLLPNAFPVRFYESGDLLNLHHKWRARTCYNAQEEIFQASVNELTDLQKVHPEIAKWIKAPCWIRLQGDVKPYCPEGDHYCGTQVWKRELDEYDRTL; encoded by the coding sequence ATGGAAAGCCAGAAACCGATTATCGAACTTATAGACGCCACGAGAGAGCCTTTCAATTTGGCGATCGCTTCGGCCAGGACCTGCTATTCTTCTAAAGGGATCCTCCTTCCGGAAGATATGGTAAAGACGGAAAAATCCCTGGAGATCCGAGACAAGGTAGCCAAATCCACCAAGAAAGCGGGCCACCTCACCACTAGACAACACCCTCATTTTATCTTTACCCTGGACAAAGTTTCCAGACAATTCGTTTGGTCTTTTCTGCATTCCCACCCCTATTATAACTCGGAGCAGGTCAGCCAAAGATACGTGGAGGTCAAGAAGGAGAATTATTACGTTCCTTCTTCCCTCTCCGGAAAGCAAAGAGAATCATATCTGGAAGCGGTCGAATATGCGTCTAACGCATATTTCGAATTCGTGGAGCTTTTGCATCCTTTCATCCAGGATGAGTATTTCTTGGTGTACAAGGCGAGAGCCAGCTATCCGGAAAAATGGCAGCAACCGATTAAGAAAAAATGCCTAGAGGTCGCAAGATATCTTCTCCCTCTCGGAACTTACACTTATCTGTATCATTCCGTAAACGGACTCACTCTCCACCGTTACCATCGTTTGATGAATTCCTTCGACGTACCCGAAGAACAGAGAATTGTCGTGGAGGCAATGATCGAAAAGGTCCGGGAAGCGGATCCTTTGTATGTGGAGGAGATGGACGATCCGATTCCTCTGGAAGAAACCGCTGAATACAGATTCTTCACCGAGTTTTATAAAGACGGAAGCCTGGAATATCGCCCGGAATCTGCCAAAAATTTCGTAAGAGAATTCGACGAAGACCTGGACAATCGATATTCTCGTCTGGTCTCCTATTCTTCCAACGGTTCGGAAGTGCTTGCCTCTTCGGTTCGTTCCGTTTTGGGAATCTCTAAGTCCTCTTTGAGCGACGAGGACGCGATCCGTCTCGTCCTGGATCCTTCCAAGAACAAGCATCTCACCTCCACCCTGAACGAAACGACTATGAGTCCGATCGCAAGATCCATGTTCAATGTGCATTATTCCTTCAAGAAAAGGATTTCCCATAGCGCGGACAGCCAAGACCAAAGGCATAGAATGGTCCCCGGTTCCCGACCGGTCCTTATGACCCAATACACCGGAATGCCCGACTATATCGTTCCTAAAGTAGTATTAAAATATTCTCAATTAGAAGAAACGTATAGAACCAAGATGGACGGGATATTCAAGCACCTGAACCGCTTTATCGAAGAAGGCGGCAGTCCGGAATATGCGTCCTACCTTCTTCCGAACGCTTTCCCGGTCCGTTTCTACGAAAGCGGGGATCTATTGAACCTCCACCATAAATGGAGGGCGAGAACCTGCTATAACGCTCAGGAAGAAATTTTCCAGGCTTCCGTAAACGAACTCACGGATCTCCAAAAAGTGCATCCTGAAATCGCAAAATGGATCAAGGCTCCTTGCTGGATCCGACTCCAAGGAGACGTGAAGCCGTATTGCCCGGAAGGGGACCATTATTGCGGAACCCAGGTCTGGAAAAGAGAACTCGACGAATACGACAGAACGCTTTAA